A section of the Anabaena cylindrica PCC 7122 genome encodes:
- a CDS encoding carbohydrate ABC transporter permease, protein MFKRTWNLKNTNLWGLVVLVLGAFIILLPLIVVFLTSFSPAGTTPRVLGKNNWTLANYREAWERGKFLLAFANSTLVAIAVTAFQIITSALAGYALARLKFRGRQALLLVVLATLVIPFQLLVIPIFLVLKWGHMINTYWALILPSAVNGFGIFLLRQYFQTIPVELEEAAAIDGANRLQILWRIMLPLARPALVTLFLFTFIGEWNDLFKPLVFTTRPELRTVQLALAEFQEQFTNNWPLMMAAVTISTVPVMVLFLFGQRQFIRGIAATGIKN, encoded by the coding sequence ATGTTCAAGCGAACCTGGAATCTGAAAAATACGAATTTATGGGGTCTGGTGGTGTTGGTGCTAGGAGCATTTATCATTCTACTGCCTTTGATTGTGGTCTTTCTCACTTCCTTTTCACCTGCGGGTACAACTCCAAGAGTTTTGGGAAAAAATAACTGGACTTTAGCTAATTACCGGGAGGCTTGGGAACGAGGGAAGTTTTTACTAGCATTTGCTAATTCTACCTTGGTAGCGATCGCAGTTACGGCTTTTCAAATTATCACATCTGCTTTGGCAGGTTACGCCCTCGCAAGGCTGAAATTTAGGGGCAGACAAGCACTATTGTTGGTGGTACTAGCAACTTTGGTAATTCCCTTTCAGTTATTGGTAATTCCCATCTTTTTGGTGTTGAAGTGGGGACACATGATCAATACATACTGGGCTTTGATTTTACCCAGTGCGGTAAACGGCTTTGGAATTTTTCTGTTACGTCAATATTTTCAGACAATTCCCGTGGAATTGGAAGAAGCAGCAGCCATTGATGGCGCGAACCGACTACAAATTCTGTGGCGCATCATGTTACCTTTAGCACGCCCAGCTTTAGTAACGCTGTTTTTATTCACCTTTATTGGAGAATGGAACGATTTATTTAAGCCCTTGGTCTTTACAACAAGACCAGAATTAAGAACGGTGCAACTGGCACTGGCAGAATTTCAAGAGCAGTTTACCAATAATTGGCCGTTGATGATGGCAGCAGTAACAATTTCTAC